A window from Gopherus evgoodei ecotype Sinaloan lineage chromosome 24, rGopEvg1_v1.p, whole genome shotgun sequence encodes these proteins:
- the BNIPL gene encoding bcl-2/adenovirus E1B 19 kDa-interacting protein 2-like protein isoform X2 has translation MELKEEWQDEEFPGPLPEEVSEEDLEDSSGEPNPVAPNTLELCGKRHMKKRLPAPDLSLSLDRAEGSVQSGDYPECTPDGSLDINVDELETPSESELLDGPESGHDFEWEDELPRARRLDSSLLEEKLGEGRIVDVEDKDGRKWRIFLTDEREQKVDLSVVEPYKRVISHGGYYGEGLNAIILFASCYLPHSSIPDYQYVMEHLFRYIIGTLEVMVAESYILVCLNGATLRSQIPSFGWIKQCYQTIDRRLRKNLKAMIIVHPTWYIKALMVVFRPFLSSKFGRKVQFVDSLWELSQQIPLEQVHIPDCIRQLDQSWNGSRDTKR, from the exons GCCTCTCCCGGAGGAGGTCTCTGAGGAGGACCTTGAAGACTCCAGCGGGGAGCCCAACCCAG ttgcCCCCAACACCCTGGAGCTGTGCGGAAAACGGCATATGAAGAAGCGGCTGCCAGCGCCAGATCTCAGCCTGTCTTTAGACCGGGCCGAGGGCTCAGTGCAGTCGGGCGATTACCCAGAGTGCACGCCGGACGGCAGCCTGGACATCAACGTGGATGAGCTGGAGACACCGTCCGAGAGCGAGCTGCTGGACGGGCCAGAGAGCGGCCATGACTTCGAGTGGGAAG ACGAACTGCCCAGGGCCCGGCGCCTCGACAGCAGCCTGCTCGAGGAGAAACTCGGCGAGGGGCGCATTGTGGACGTCGAGGACAAGGATGGACGGAAGTGGAGGATCTTCCTGACAGACGAGCGGGAACAGAAAGTGGATCTGAGTGTCGTCGAGCCCTACAAGAGGGTCATCTCCCATGGGG GGTACTACGGGGAAGGCCTCAACGCCATCATCCTCTTTGCCTCCTGTTACCTGCCCCACAGCAGCATCCCTGACTATCAGTACGTGATGGAGCACCTGTTCAG GTACATCATCGGGACCCTGGAGGTGATGGTGGCAGAAAGCTACATCCTGGTGTGTCTGAACGGCGCCACGCTCCGCAGCCAGATTCCGTCCTTCGGCTGGATAAAGCAATGCTACCAGACCATCGACCGGCG GCTCCGGAAGAACCTGAAGGCCATGATTATTGTCCATCCCACCTGGTACATCAAGGCGCTGATGGTCGTTTTCCGACCCTTCCTCAG ctccaaGTTTGGCAGGAAAGTGCAGTTCGTGGACAGCCTGTGGGAGCTGTCGCAACAGATTCCTCTTGAGCAAGTGCACATCCCTGACTGCATCCGACA GCTGGATCAAAGCTGGAACGGCTCCAGGGACACAAAGCGCTGa